The Mycolicibacterium flavescens genomic interval TACGAACCCGAGCACCAGGATCACGGCCAGCGACAGGCCCAACGTCAACGAGACGACACGCAGCTGCAAGGAGCGCCGCCACGCCAAGCTCAACGCCCGGCCCAGCGCTCCCAGCCCCCGCACCAGCGGCGCCGAGCGCCGATGGATGCGTCGTCTGGAGCTGAAGATCACGGCGCCCGCCGAGCGGTCAACAGGGCGACCGCCAAGCGGTCGGGGTCACGACCACGGCCGACAGCCGTGCATGTCACGGCGGTCCGGCCTTGTACCCCACTCCTCGAACAGTGAGCACCACCTGCGGGTTCTCAGGGTCCTTCTCGACCTTCGCCCGCAACCGTTGGACATGCACGTTCACCAAACGGGTGTCCGCGGGGTGTCGATAACCCCACACCTGTTCGAGCAGCACATCACGAGTAAACACCTGCCGCGGTTTGCGCGCCAACGCCACCAACAGGTCGAACTCCAGCGGGGTCAGCGAGATCTGCTCGCCCTGACGGGTGACCTTGTGCGCGGGCACGTCGATGTCGACGTCGCCGATCGACAGCATCTCGGCCGGCTCGTCCTCGTTGCGCCGCAGGCGGGCCCGCACGCGGGCGACGAGCTCTTTGGGCTTGAACGGCTTCATCACATAGTCGTCGGCGCCGGACTCCAGGCCCAGTACGACGTCGACGGTGTCGGTCTTGGCGGTCAGCATCACGATCGGCACGCCGGAATCCGCGCGGAGCACCCGGCAGACGTCGATGCCGTTCATGCCGGGCAGCATCAGGTCGAGAAGGACCAGATCGGGCCGCAGCTCGCGGACCGCGGTCAGCGCTTGGGTGCCGTCGCCGATGACGGCGGTGTCGAAGCCTTCGCCCCGCAGCACGATGGTGAGCATCTCGGCGAGCGACGGGTCATCGTCGACAACCAGAATCCTTTGCCTCATGGAGACCATGGTGTCACCGAATTGCGATAAACCCCGGCTACCACACGGCGCGTTTCGCGCTTTGACCGGCGAATGGCGCCGAACGGGGCTAGTGAGCGTCCAGTTCGGCGGCGAGCGCGACCGGATCGACGTCGGGTCCGGCGACCTTCCAGCGGCCGCACCACTGCGATGCGGCCAGTGCGGCGTAGACGTCGGAGGTGCGTTGCTGTAGCCCGCCGTCGCGCTCGTAGGCGTCTTTGGCCCGGTCCACCTCGGTGTTGGCGCGCTGCTCGGCGCGCTGGGCCGCCAGTTCTACGGGCACGGCCAGCAGCACCTGTGCGTGCGGCCGCGGAAGCGCGAGGCGCTCGTACTCCAGGGCGCGCACCCACTCGACGACCTCGCCGTCGGCGCCCTGGCGAAGGCGCGCGGCGCTGTAAGCGGCGTTGGACGCGACATAGCGGTCCAGGATGACGACGTCGTAGGTGTCCTGCAGGCGCTCGATCTCGGCTCGGGCGCGGGCACGGTCGAGCGCGAACAACACCGCCATCGCGTACACGGAGTCGGCGAGGTCACCGTGGGATCCGTGCAGCGCCTCGGCGGCCACGTCGGCCTCCACCGACTGCCCGTAGCGCGGAAACGCCAGGCTCGTCACCGTCCTGCCCTCGGCTTCGAACGCGGTTCGAAGTCCGTTGGTCAACGTGCGCTTACCCGCTCCGTCGACCCCTTCGATGACCATCAGCACGGCTGTGAGACTAGCTTTGCCCAGTCGCCGCCCGCGCCATCAGACGTCGTGTTCGGCCGGATCGGGGGCCGTCTCCCGAGAGATCGCCCGGAGGCGTTCGAGGTCGGCCGGGTGAAGGTCGGCTTGGGCGGCCATCGCGTCCATCAACAGCTCGATCTGGCGGCGCAGCGCGGGCACGTACTCCTCACAGTGCTCATTGTGCGCATGCGCGATGAGCATGCGCAGCACGCGCAGCACGGTGGCGACGACGTTCGGCTGGCCCACCGAGCTCTGGCGAATTTGGTCGAACGCGTGCGCGACGTACTCCTCGTGCGACAGATCCCACGGGCGAAGAAGGATCCTGTCGTCAGGTCCGCACACCGCTGGCGGTGGCATGTCCGCCGTCAGCAGTTTGCGCATCATGCTGCCGAGGCGCAGCATCACGTCGGCCGCGGTGGTCGGGTCGTTGATGGCGGGGCTGAGCGCACGCAGGGCGATGTCGACCAGTTGGCGGATCCCGAAGTCGACGTCTTGCTGCATGGTGCGGATGTCGGCCACCTCCACCGTCGACATCAGCTTGCGCTCGACGCGGTCAGGATCGGCCGGCTTCGGCCACAGGGTCATCAGTACCTCACCCTGATGGATGTAGGCGCCGGTGCGGGTCTCCAATCGCACGACGGTCGCGGGCGGGACGGCGGCGAGGATGTATCTGCTCGCCGACTGGGTGACCCAGCCGTCGCTGCCCGCATGGACCGTGAGGTGCTCGCCCGTACCCGGTGCCGGCGGGTGCGGGGCCGGTGTCTCCATACGCGTCTGCCGCGCCTGCTCGTCGATGACTGTGTCGGCCTCCGCGGCGATGGTGCGCACCACCTCCCCCACCTGGAGGCCATAGGCCAGCCGATTGAGGTAGGCGATGATCAACAGCACCGTCACCACCGCCAGCACGACCGCCGCCGTCATCGACACCCGCGGCGCATTCGACATCGGGTCCCCGCTGATATGGCGAAGGGTCAGCACACAGAACACGAAGGTGCCCACCAGCAGGCCTATCACCGACTGGCTGAGCCGGTCCCGGATGAACGACCGCATCACCCGGGGGGAGAACTGGCTGCTGGCCAGCTGCAGGCTGACCACCGTAAGCGAAAAGACCACCCCGGCGGTCGTGATGGTGGCGCCGGCGACGGTGCTCAGTAACCACGTCGCCGCATTGCTGTTCATCTCGAGTGTCAACGGCAGCGAAGTGTCCACGCCGATGACGTCGTCGAGATAGGCCGTCACCTCCGCTAAGGCGATGCCGCCCACCAGGACCAGCGCGGGC includes:
- the mtrA gene encoding DNA-binding response regulator MtrA, with the translated sequence MVSMRQRILVVDDDPSLAEMLTIVLRGEGFDTAVIGDGTQALTAVRELRPDLVLLDLMLPGMNGIDVCRVLRADSGVPIVMLTAKTDTVDVVLGLESGADDYVMKPFKPKELVARVRARLRRNEDEPAEMLSIGDVDIDVPAHKVTRQGEQISLTPLEFDLLVALARKPRQVFTRDVLLEQVWGYRHPADTRLVNVHVQRLRAKVEKDPENPQVVLTVRGVGYKAGPP
- the tmk gene encoding thymidylate kinase; its protein translation is MVIEGVDGAGKRTLTNGLRTAFEAEGRTVTSLAFPRYGQSVEADVAAEALHGSHGDLADSVYAMAVLFALDRARARAEIERLQDTYDVVILDRYVASNAAYSAARLRQGADGEVVEWVRALEYERLALPRPHAQVLLAVPVELAAQRAEQRANTEVDRAKDAYERDGGLQQRTSDVYAALAASQWCGRWKVAGPDVDPVALAAELDAH
- a CDS encoding Conserved membrane protein of uncharacterised function; the protein is MGAQQGRTCPKQMAWRTTHQVHDGMMRPFSGPSALRISTALYHFRESLFALPALVLVGGIALAEVTAYLDDVIGVDTSLPLTLEMNSNAATWLLSTVAGATITTAGVVFSLTVVSLQLASSQFSPRVMRSFIRDRLSQSVIGLLVGTFVFCVLTLRHISGDPMSNAPRVSMTAAVVLAVVTVLLIIAYLNRLAYGLQVGEVVRTIAAEADTVIDEQARQTRMETPAPHPPAPGTGEHLTVHAGSDGWVTQSASRYILAAVPPATVVRLETRTGAYIHQGEVLMTLWPKPADPDRVERKLMSTVEVADIRTMQQDVDFGIRQLVDIALRALSPAINDPTTAADVMLRLGSMMRKLLTADMPPPAVCGPDDRILLRPWDLSHEEYVAHAFDQIRQSSVGQPNVVATVLRVLRMLIAHAHNEHCEEYVPALRRQIELLMDAMAAQADLHPADLERLRAISRETAPDPAEHDV